DNA from Mycolicibacterium alvei:
TCGGCGTGGGACGGCGCGGCTTGCACACACGTCAGCGCATCGTGGCCTCCGCGGCCGACGTCTTCTTGTCCAGCGGCTTCCACAGCACCTCCCTGGACACCATCGCCAAGGAAGCACACGCGTCCCGAGCGACCGTCTACCAGTACTTCGCCGGCAAGGAGGAGATCTTCCGAGAGCTGAGCGACGCAGCCGGAAAGGCTGTACTTGACCACGGCAACCGACTGGGCGATCTGGGCCCGACGGTGGACGGCTTTGGCGCGCTGCACGACTGGCTGATCGAATGGGCCGACATCTATGACACCCACGCGGCAGTGTTCGCGGAATACCCCGGCATCGGTGCCGAGATGTCGATCATCGATGCCGGTCCGGTTGCCGAGGACTTTCGGCGCAGGGTGACCGCCAAGCTGCACGCCGCGCACCTACAGGGGCTGGACGCCGACGACGCGGCGGCGGCACTCATGCGCATCCCGCACATGGTTCACCTCTACCGACACCGCGCGATGTTTCGGTTGCCGGCCCGAGACGAGGTGTCATGGTCACTGGCGGTCGCATTGCAGCTGATGTTGTTTCCCGACACACCGGCCAAAGCCATGGTCGCGCCACACGCTTTCACCGGGACAACCGGCTTACCTACTGACACCGCCGAAGGAACCGTATCGGCGCCGGCCGCGGTGGCCGCCGACCTGTCACCGATCGGCCAGGAGGCGCTCTCGGTGAGCTCGTCATTGTTCGCCGAGCATGGCTACTACGCGGTCAGCATGGAGGACATCGCGGCCGCCGCCGACCTCAGCCGCGCCACGCTATACCGGTATTTCAGCACCAAAGACAAAATCCTCGCCGAACTCACCCGCCAGGCGGTGGCCGAGGTCGAGGAGCACGCCGCCACCCTGCGGCGGGTCGCCGACACCGATGCATTGAGGAGATGGATGCTCGGCTACGTCCGATTTCACCGCGGCTACCGCGGCGTCATCCGGGCGTGGTTCGACGGCACAGTGGCCGAGCAGCTATCCGACGCTGCGGTGGGTCACGGTATCGGGGCGATCCACCAGGCAGTGCACACGCTGCTGGAGAACATCGAACTGCCGGACGCTATCGACCGCGAAGCGGCCTGCGCGGTGTTTCTCGCGGTATTGGGGCGAATGACCGAACCGACTGCGATCGACGAATCCGATGCCGACGAGCGCGCCGCCGACCTCATCGTGAACCTGCTGCGACGCTCCATGCTTCGCTCCGCCTGGGCTCAGCCCGGCGCGCCGACGTAGCCCGCCGCTGAATTGCGTAACTGCCAGATCTGGGCCGGGCACAGCTCCTGCGCCGACTGCGAAATGAGATACGAAGCCTGGAATTCGTCTGAGGTGTTGAAGTCGGACTTGATATCACCGACCAGCTGGGCATAGCTTCTGCCCGCGGCGATCTTGTCGCACACCCCGTACCCGTAAGCCAGTGCCTGGTCGGCGTTGGCGAAGTTGTATCCGGGCCGCACCGTCACGTTGACGAGATACCCGACGTTGTCCGCATGGGCCACTGGTGCGCCCAGCATCAGGGCAACCAACAACGCGGGGAGCCCGACCGATGAGATTAGTTTCCTCATAACCAGATAAAGCGTAATTCATTTATATGTTTACCGGTAGTCTGCTCAACCATGTTCCTTTCCCGCACCGGCCGTCGTTGCACGTTGGCACTGGCGCTGGCGTCCGGGCTCGCAGCCACCGTCGCGATACCGACCGCACAGGCCGACAACAAGCGGCTGAACCAGAGCGTGTTCGTCAACATCTACACAGCCCAGAAGCAAAACGGCTGCCCAACCCAGCCGAAGCCGGACGGCCGACTGGTGGAGGCGGCACGCCTGCATACCCTTGACGTGCTGAACAACCCGGATCTCAACGGCGACATCGGCTCCGATGGCTCCACCCCGCAGGACCGGGCCAATGGAACCGGCTTCGTCGGCACAGTCAACGAGACCGTCGCGATCAACCCGGCGATCGCGATCAGCGGCATCGAGATACTCAACCAGTGGTGGTATGACCCTCCGTCACGGGCCACCATGCAGGACTGCGCCAATACCGCCATCGGCGTGTGGTCGGAAAACAGCCTGGCCCGCTCGGTGGTGGTCGCCGTGTACGGGCAGCCCGGGCTGTAGCTCAGTCTGCCAGGGCGGCGCGGAGCTGCTTCTTGTCCACCTTGCCGCTGGCCAACACCGGTAGTTGGGCGACCAGCACCATTCGGCGCGGGACTTTGTAGCGGGCCAGCCGTTGGCGCACTCCATCCTGCAGCGCCTCGAGCGTCAACGTCGCTCCGGCCCATGGCACGATGACCGCGCAGACCGCCTCGCCCCAACGGTCGTCGGGCACACCGACCACTGCGCAGGCCGCCACCCCGTCGATCGCACTTAGCGCGTCTTCGACCTCCGGAGAGTAGACATTCTCCCCACCGCTGATGATCACGTCCTTCTTACGGTCCACCAGGTACAACAGCCCGCGCTCGTCCAGGCGGCCCACGTCGCCGGTGTGGCACCACCCGTCGCGTAGCGTCACCTCGGTTGCCGCCCCGTCCTGCCAGTAGCCGCGGAACATCGAACCGGACCGCACGACGATCTCGCCGGCCTGCCCAGCAGGCACCTCTTGCCCGTGCTCATCGACAATACGAATTCGCGTGCCAGGGAACGGAAAACCCACTGAGGACAAACGCTTCTCGACTTCCGGGCCATCGAGGGCGTGTAGTTCTCGCGGGAGCCCGGATACGATGGCTTCGGTCTGCCCGTAAAGGTTGAGGAAGCCCGCGCCGGGGATGACCGACATCGCCCGCCGCAGTACCGCCGCCGTCATCGGCGCGGCCGAGTACACCACTGTGCGTACGGATTCCACCGCCGCGCCCTCGGCCACCTCGTCGAGTAGCGCCTTGAGCATGACGGGCGCCAGGTGCAGCACGGTGATCTGCTCGGTAGCAACCAACCGCACCGCATCGGCGGCATCGAACTGCTGCTGCAGCACCACAGTTCCACCGCGGGCGTGCAGGCCACCGACGATCGCTAGTGCCCCGACGTGGAACATCGGCATGTTTATCAGCCCGCGATCAGCACTCCCGCAATGCATCTCATTGTTCATGGTGAGCGCGACCGCGCGCATCTCCCGTTGCCCGAGAATGCAGCACTTCGAGGCACCGGTTGTGCCGCTGGTGAACAGCAGATAGGCGATGTCTTCGGGCTGAGCTACAAACTCGAGCTCGTCACCACGCCCGCTGTTGAGGAAGGCCTCGTAGCCGACGACCCCCGGCTGTAGTTCGCAGCCGATGGCCACCACGAGCGGCGGTGACGGTAGGTCGTCCACGAGGCCGACGATCATGGTAACGAACTCGTCGGCGACAAAAATGATCGACGGCACCACTCGACACAACATGCCGTCGATCTCCCCCGGCGAGAGCCGGAAGTTGATGGTAGCCATGATGATTCCGCTGAGGTGGATGGCAGCGTTCAGTTCACCGAACTCGATGCTGTTGCGGCTCAGCACCGCGATGCGATCTTGACGCCGTACGCCGGCGGCGGCCATCGCCGATATCAGCCGCACCGCCCGGTCGCGCAACTGCCCGTGGCTGATGCTGCGATCACCGTGCCGGTAAGCGGCCACGTCCGGGAAGCGCACGGCATTGCCGGCGACGATGTCGCCGAGCGTCATGCCGTCGCCGGCCTCTCCGCTCCCCATCGATGTGGGTTACCTGCTGCTCAGTAGCATCGACCCGGCGACCGGACCGCCGCCCACGCCGACAGCCACCACCTCGGGCGTCTTAGGGGCCTGCCGCTCCCCGCCTTCACCCCACATCTGCACGCACGCCTCATGCAGGAAGCCCATGCCGTGCAACCGCCCGCCGGAGAGCTGACCACCGCTGGTGTTGATCGGCAGTGGACCGTCCAAAGAGATGGGGGAACCATCCGCCGAGCTGTCACCTAAGAACTGCCCGACCTGGCCATGGTCGCAGAACCCCAACGCCTCCAGCCACATCACGGTTAGGAACGAGAAGCCGTCATACAGCTGAGCCATGTCAACATCGGCAGGCGTGAGGTCGGTGTGCCCCCACAGCGTCGCGGCCGAGTCGTGTGCGGCCATGGTGGTGATGTCCGCGCGCTGATCCCACGTCGCGCGTTCGAACATGCCCGGTCCGACGGACTCCACCGTAAGCGGATGCCTCGGCAGGCCCACCGCGGCGTCACGGCGCGACACAATCACCGCGGTGGCACCGTCACAGGGCACGTCGCAGTCGTAGAGGCACAGCGGCTCGGAAATCATCCGGGCGCTGAGGTAATCGTCCATCGTCATCGGTTCGCGGTACACCGCGTCGGGGTTGAGCCCGGCGTTGGTACGGGCGTTGATCGCGATGTGGCCGAGATGCTCACGGGTCAAGCCGAAGTCGTGCATGTAACGCTGTGCGGGCATCGCCAGCCAGTTCGCCGCCGACAGTGCGCCGAACGGTGCCATCCACTCCAGATGCGGAGGCAATTCGCCGCCACCGAACAGCACCGAGGCGCGCCCGCCACCGGCCTGCTGCGCCGCGGTGGACTCCCACACCGACCGGTACACGACGACGTGGTTGGCGAGCCCGAGGCTGACTGCCATGCAGGCCTCGATCACCGGCCCGATCTGGCCGGCGGTCTCCATCGCCGACATGTACCAGCGCGACCGCAGTCCGAGTGCATTCCGCACTTCCTGGACGGTGGCGCCGGAGAATCCTGCGTCGGGCACTCCGGGCCCCGGATAGCTGGCAATGCCGTCCACATCGTCGACACTGAGACCGGCGTCGTCGATGGCCCGCAGCACCGCCTCGAGCGTCAGGGCGAGCCCGGTGCGCCCCAACCGGCGCCCGACCTGCGACTTGCCCGCGCCGGTCAGGACGGCCTTTCCTTCGAACGGACCGCCACTCATGAGACCGCCTCCTCACCTACGCCGTTAGCACTCACCGCTGCTGCATGTATACATCTAACGCTTTTGCTCACCACACGAACCGGGCGATCAGTTCGGCCACCGCGGCAGGCTTGTCGACGCCGTCGATCTCCACGGTGTGCCGGACGGTCAGGTTCACGGTGTCGTCGCCGACCGGGGTGGCGTCGGCAAGTACGGAGCGCACCCGGATCCGGCTGCCGGCTTTGACGGGAGCCAGGAAGCGGACTTTGTTCAGCCCGTAGTTGATACCCAGCTTGGCGTTCTCGACGCGGTAGTTGTCCTTACTGACGCCGGGGATGAGCGAGATGGTCAGAAATCCATGTGCGATCGTGGCGCCGTAGGGGCTTTCGGTCTTGGCCTTCTCGACGTCGACATGGATCCACTGGTGATCCATCGTCACGTCGGCGAATTCGTCGATGCGGTTCTGATCGATCTCCACCCACCGGCTCACGCCGAGTTCCTCACCGATCGTCGCGATCGCCTCATCGACAGACCCGATCACCTTCATTGCCCAACTCCCTCTGGCATCGACCCGCTATATCGATATTCATTTAACGGTATAGACTGATGAAGCTCTCCGGGCAAGCGGCCCGGATATTCGAGGATCTTGGGAGACACATGGGCTCGACGACGTCCCGGGCAGCGATCGTGGCCGCTGCCCGCACACCGATCGGAACAGCACGCAGAGGCACGCTGGCCAACATGGCCGCGATCGACCTCGCCAAACCGGTGATCGCGGCTGTCGTGGAGCGGTCCGGGCTATACGCCGCGGATTTCGACGACCTGGTGCTTGCCGAAAGCCTGCAGGGCGGCGGCGACAGCGCCCGCTACGTCGCGGTGGACCTCGGCCTGACCAACGTCCCCGGACTCGCCGTGAACCGTCAGTGCGCATCGAGCCTGTCGGCGATCGCCGTCGGCGCGGGTCAGATCGCCGCGGGTATGAGCCGAGCCATCCTGGCCGGCGGCATGGAATCCTGCTCCACCGGACCAATCATGCAGAAGCGCAAGCCTTTCACTTCGGGCAAGTCACCAGAGGACTACGAACAGTGGTTCCCGTTCTCGCATCCCCCCACCGAGGACGCCCCGGCCCTGGACATGTCGATCACCGTCGCGCACAACTGCGCGGTGCAGTACGGCATCACCCGCGCGGCACAGGACGAATGGGCTCTACGCAGTCACCAGCGCGCCGTGAAGGCCATCGACTCCGGCTCCTTCGTCGACGAGATCGTTCCGATCCAGGTGCCACAGGTCGACGGCTCCGCCATCACCTTCGCCACCGACGAGCATCCCCGCCGTGACAGCTCACTCGAAACCCTCTCAGGACTGAAGGTGCTGCATCCCGAGATCGACGGCTTTACCGTGACCGCAGGCAACTCCTCCGGTGTCAACGACGCCGCCGCGGCGGTGGCGTTGACCGCTCCGGATACCACGCGCGAGGTACTGGCACACGTGCTGTCCTGGTCAGCCGTCGGAGTCGCACCGAACCGCACCGGCAGCGGGCCGATCACCGCCATACCCAAGGCGCTGGAGCTGGCCGGCCGGAAGCTGGAAGACGTGGCACTGTTCGAGATCAACGAGGCATTCGCCGCCCAGGCGGTGGCATGTGCGCGCGAGCTCGGCCTCGACGAGGAGATCGTCAACGTGTACGGATCCGGGATCAGCCTGGGCCACCCGATCGCGGCAACTGGGGCCCGGATGGTCACCTCGGCGATCTACGAGCTACGCCGACGCGGTGGCGGTCTCGGTGTGTTGTCCATGTGTGCAGGCGGCGGCATGGGTGCGGCGATGGTTATCGAGGTGAACTGAGATGACGACAC
Protein-coding regions in this window:
- a CDS encoding CAP domain-containing protein; the protein is MFLSRTGRRCTLALALASGLAATVAIPTAQADNKRLNQSVFVNIYTAQKQNGCPTQPKPDGRLVEAARLHTLDVLNNPDLNGDIGSDGSTPQDRANGTGFVGTVNETVAINPAIAISGIEILNQWWYDPPSRATMQDCANTAIGVWSENSLARSVVVAVYGQPGL
- a CDS encoding TetR/AcrR family transcriptional regulator is translated as MAPTPDKTRRPGYAPSDNVGVGRRGLHTRQRIVASAADVFLSSGFHSTSLDTIAKEAHASRATVYQYFAGKEEIFRELSDAAGKAVLDHGNRLGDLGPTVDGFGALHDWLIEWADIYDTHAAVFAEYPGIGAEMSIIDAGPVAEDFRRRVTAKLHAAHLQGLDADDAAAALMRIPHMVHLYRHRAMFRLPARDEVSWSLAVALQLMLFPDTPAKAMVAPHAFTGTTGLPTDTAEGTVSAPAAVAADLSPIGQEALSVSSSLFAEHGYYAVSMEDIAAAADLSRATLYRYFSTKDKILAELTRQAVAEVEEHAATLRRVADTDALRRWMLGYVRFHRGYRGVIRAWFDGTVAEQLSDAAVGHGIGAIHQAVHTLLENIELPDAIDREAACAVFLAVLGRMTEPTAIDESDADERAADLIVNLLRRSMLRSAWAQPGAPT
- a CDS encoding thiolase family protein encodes the protein MSGGPFEGKAVLTGAGKSQVGRRLGRTGLALTLEAVLRAIDDAGLSVDDVDGIASYPGPGVPDAGFSGATVQEVRNALGLRSRWYMSAMETAGQIGPVIEACMAVSLGLANHVVVYRSVWESTAAQQAGGGRASVLFGGGELPPHLEWMAPFGALSAANWLAMPAQRYMHDFGLTREHLGHIAINARTNAGLNPDAVYREPMTMDDYLSARMISEPLCLYDCDVPCDGATAVIVSRRDAAVGLPRHPLTVESVGPGMFERATWDQRADITTMAAHDSAATLWGHTDLTPADVDMAQLYDGFSFLTVMWLEALGFCDHGQVGQFLGDSSADGSPISLDGPLPINTSGGQLSGGRLHGMGFLHEACVQMWGEGGERQAPKTPEVVAVGVGGGPVAGSMLLSSR
- a CDS encoding thiolase family protein translates to MGSTTSRAAIVAAARTPIGTARRGTLANMAAIDLAKPVIAAVVERSGLYAADFDDLVLAESLQGGGDSARYVAVDLGLTNVPGLAVNRQCASSLSAIAVGAGQIAAGMSRAILAGGMESCSTGPIMQKRKPFTSGKSPEDYEQWFPFSHPPTEDAPALDMSITVAHNCAVQYGITRAAQDEWALRSHQRAVKAIDSGSFVDEIVPIQVPQVDGSAITFATDEHPRRDSSLETLSGLKVLHPEIDGFTVTAGNSSGVNDAAAAVALTAPDTTREVLAHVLSWSAVGVAPNRTGSGPITAIPKALELAGRKLEDVALFEINEAFAAQAVACARELGLDEEIVNVYGSGISLGHPIAATGARMVTSAIYELRRRGGGLGVLSMCAGGGMGAAMVIEVN
- a CDS encoding DUF732 domain-containing protein, whose product is MRKLISSVGLPALLVALMLGAPVAHADNVGYLVNVTVRPGYNFANADQALAYGYGVCDKIAAGRSYAQLVGDIKSDFNTSDEFQASYLISQSAQELCPAQIWQLRNSAAGYVGAPG
- a CDS encoding MaoC family dehydratase; translation: MKVIGSVDEAIATIGEELGVSRWVEIDQNRIDEFADVTMDHQWIHVDVEKAKTESPYGATIAHGFLTISLIPGVSKDNYRVENAKLGINYGLNKVRFLAPVKAGSRIRVRSVLADATPVGDDTVNLTVRHTVEIDGVDKPAAVAELIARFVW
- a CDS encoding class I adenylate-forming enzyme family protein, which encodes MGSGEAGDGMTLGDIVAGNAVRFPDVAAYRHGDRSISHGQLRDRAVRLISAMAAAGVRRQDRIAVLSRNSIEFGELNAAIHLSGIIMATINFRLSPGEIDGMLCRVVPSIIFVADEFVTMIVGLVDDLPSPPLVVAIGCELQPGVVGYEAFLNSGRGDELEFVAQPEDIAYLLFTSGTTGASKCCILGQREMRAVALTMNNEMHCGSADRGLINMPMFHVGALAIVGGLHARGGTVVLQQQFDAADAVRLVATEQITVLHLAPVMLKALLDEVAEGAAVESVRTVVYSAAPMTAAVLRRAMSVIPGAGFLNLYGQTEAIVSGLPRELHALDGPEVEKRLSSVGFPFPGTRIRIVDEHGQEVPAGQAGEIVVRSGSMFRGYWQDGAATEVTLRDGWCHTGDVGRLDERGLLYLVDRKKDVIISGGENVYSPEVEDALSAIDGVAACAVVGVPDDRWGEAVCAVIVPWAGATLTLEALQDGVRQRLARYKVPRRMVLVAQLPVLASGKVDKKQLRAALAD